A region from the Nematostella vectensis chromosome 13, jaNemVect1.1, whole genome shotgun sequence genome encodes:
- the LOC5512249 gene encoding beta carbonic anhydrase 1, protein MEKILQGVVRFRHVLRPSLLPSLREVAEKVAPKTVLVACVDCRIMPETYMSSEPGDMFVVRTAGNLLPHAKLYGDVGSCSELAALQMAIQEGKVENVVVCGHSNCKGMTFLLSDDPRTDNHYIPWLKKTGASSLTRFEKVDMSQEGGVKLLFEDATGGEPMEVTIDEGNKLDSVDKLSQVNVLQQLHNLKSFPFISNPLSKGALNLYGLWFDIKEGEMYMFSRKQKKFVLINKDTVNNLCSEVD, encoded by the exons atggaaaaaataCTACAGGGCGTTGTGCGATTTCGACATGTTCTTCGACCCTCGCTGTTGCCTAGTTTGCGGGAAGTTGCCGAAAAAGTAGCG CCTAAGACTGTGCTGGTTGCATGTGTTGACTGTCGCATTATGCCAGAGACCTACATGAGTAGTGAGCCTGGTGACATGTTTGTCGTGCGAACAGCAGGAAACCTCCTACCACACGCTAAGCTATATGGAGATGTAGGATCATGTAGTGAGCTTGCTGCACTTCAGATGGCTATACAGGAAGGCAAGGTGGAAAATGTGGTGGTGTGTGGTCATTCTAACTGCAAG GGAATGACATTCCTTTTATCAGATGACCCACGCACAGACAATCATTACATTCCTTGGTTGAAAAAAACTGGTGCCTCCTCGTTGACAAGATTTGAAAAAGTAGACATGTCACAAGAGGGTGGTGTGAAGCTTCTGTTTGAGGATGCTACTGGAGGGGAGCCTATGGAGGTGACAATAGATGAAGGGAATAAGTTGGACAGTGTGGATAAACTCTCACAA GTAAATGTGCTTCAGCAGCTTCACAACCTCAAGTCGTTCCCATTCATCAGTAACCCACTATCTAAGGGGGCTCTTAACCTCTATGGCCTTTGGTTTGACATCAAAGAAGGGGAGATGTACATGTTTTCAAGAAAGCAGAAGAAGTTTGTCTTGATAAATAAAGACACAGTGAACAACCTGTGCTCTGAGGTGGATTGA
- the LOC125558964 gene encoding uncharacterized protein LOC125558964 gives MVGEKDSSTYRKKRKRVFYGKQKQELNRSDRDESSQTTRGLVEEPGPSHSRSADYTPDHSEQAPASASRKKLSDHGYNESFDGEFSSDDQSLSKFDSDHEEVSGDDAEACEYRVVDLGCLSSYLSDVHRCEEGKLEIKETTSARAGLKSSFEVKCSSCHETETLTTSSQIHQRGKSFDVNRRVVYHSLESGNGYEGLASFCRVMNMPCVSKAAYYKQLDIIVNAQEEEGRREMCSAAKRLRQKLIGDDGKEFELLDVAVSFDGTWAKRGFTSLTGVVFAISIDTGEVLDYHVLSKQCQTCTINRGKISDDGEFEDWILEHVASGACDINFVGSSPAMEAEGAVVLWSRSIERHNMRYKWMICDGDSKSHNSVQDIYDECRVEKLDCVGHVQKRMGKRLLQLKSRRKGKLDDGHTIGGRGRLTEAKIKKLQKEYGLAIRQNTVQDTNPTERDIDVAVYAMKKNIIASLHHNIGMPDLKKQHQYCPKGANSWCKFQQDEATGTSSYDSADCLPEVFLEVLRPVYMSLSETDLLKRCVRGKTQNPNECINSLVWARCPKHKHHGPKVVRFAAASAVCHFHGGAASREKVMESLLIPAGSHTKQGSLLKDRKRVQKADRQVSEKAKKKRQATQMRRVRREEALRSAEGVTYESGAF, from the exons ATGGTCGGAGAAAAAGACTCATCTACGTAccgaaagaaaagaaaacgcgTGTTTTACGGCAAGCAAAAACAGGAGCTGAACCGCTCAGACAGAGATGAAAGCTCTCAAACAACTCGTGGCCTCGTCGAAGAACCAGGACCCTCACACTCTCGATCGGCAGATTATACTCCAGATCACAGTGAACAAGCTCCAGCAAGTGCTTCTAGAAAGAAGCTTAGCGACCATGGCTACAATGAAAGCTTTGACGGAGAGTTTTCTTCGGACGATCAAAGCCTTTCAAAATTTGACTCAGACCACGAGGAGGTATCTGGTGATGATGCTGAAGCCTGCGAATATCGAGTCGTGGACTTGGGATGCCTCTCTTCATATCTTTCCGATGTTCATAGATGCGAAGAAG GTAAacttgaaataaaagaaactacTTCAGCAAGGGCAGGGCTGAAATCCTCTTTCGAGGTTAAGTGCAGTTCCTGTCATGAAACTGAAACTCTGACAACATCAAGTCAAATCCACCAAAGAGGCAAGTCTTTCGATGTCAACCGGCGAGTAGTGTACCACTCCCTGGAAAGTGGAAATGGATATGAGGGACTTGCTTCATTTTGCAGAGTCATGAATATGCCATGCGTTAGCAAAGCAGCATATTACAAACAATTGGACATAATTGTCAATGCTCAGGAAGAGGAGGGAAGACGTGAAATGTGTTCGGCCGCAAAAAGACTGCGTCAGAAGCTGATAGGAGATGATGGCAAGGAGTTTGAGCTTCTTGACGTGGCTGTCAGTTTTGATGGAACCTGGGCCAAGAGAGGCTTCACATCACTCACTGGAGTGgtttttgctatttctataGACACTGGAGAGGTCCTAGACTACCATGTCCTCTCCAAACAATGCCAGACATGTACCATAAACAGAGGCAAAATTTCTGATGATGGAGAGTTTGAGGATTGGATACTAGAACATGTGGCTTCAGGTGCATGTGACATAAACTTTGTTGGAAGTTCTCCTGCCATGGAGGCAGAGGGTGCTGTTGTGCTCTGGAGTAGATCCATAGAACGCCACAACATGAGGTACAAGTGGATGATTTGCGATGGGGACAGTAAATCACACAACTCTGTCCAAGACATCTACGATGAATGTAGGGTGGAAAAATTAGACTGTGTGGGGCACGTGCAAAAAAGGATGGGAAAGCGGTTGCTCCAGTTGAAGAGTAGGAGAAAAGGGAAGCTAGATGATGGCCATACGATTGGTGGCCGTGGCCGCCTCACAGAGGCCAAGATAAAAAAACTCCAAAAGGAGTATGGTCTGGCAATTCGCCAGAACACTGTGCAAGATACTAATCCCACAGAAAGAGACATTGATGTGGCAGTATATGCGATGAAAAAGAATATAATCGCATCTCTACACCACAATATTGGGATGCCGGATCTTAAAAAACAGCATCAATACTGCCCAAAAGGGGCAAATTCCTGGTGTAAGTTCCAACAGGACGAAGCCACCGGTACCTCCAGTTACGACTCAGCAGACTGCTTACCTGAGGTTTTTCTAGAGGTACTGCGGCCAGTATACATGAGCTTGAGTGAGACTGATTTACTGAAGAGATGTGTTCGTGGAAAGACACAGAACCCTAACGAATGTATTAATTCGTTGGTTTGGGCCCGATGCCCAAAACACAAGCACCATGGCCCAAAGGTGGTGCGATTTGCAGCAGCATCTGCTGTCTGCCATTTTCATGGGGGGGCTGCTAGTAGGGAGAAAGTGATGGAGAGTCTTTTGATTCCTGCTGGCAGCCATACAAAGCAGGGATCCCTTCTTAAGGACAGAAAGCGGGTGCAGAAAGCAGACAGGCAAGTGTCTGAAAAGgcaaagaagaaaagacaGGCCACCCAGATGCGCAGAGTACGCAGGGAGGAGGCTCTAAGGAGTGCTGAGGGTGTTACTTACGAGTCTGGAGCCTTTTag
- the LOC5512269 gene encoding ras-related protein Rab-22A, whose translation MSAYGSQDSIRELKVCLLGDAGVGKSCLVHRFVSDIFNASSPPTIGAAFMTKMMIVNDKAYKFNIWDTAGQERFKSLAPLYYRDAAAAILVYDITIESTFHSLRPWIRELQRYGPQDIVIAVAGNKCDKADQRDVQVQDAQDFAGSVDAIFAETSALTSKNVHWLFEELCKKLPHENMEVPYHHKKIGTFRPEERPNKSGNCCSSGTSN comes from the exons ATGAGCGCCTATGGATCTCAAGACTCGATCAGGGAACTCAAAGTTTGTCTTTTAGGA GATGCGGGAGTGGGAAAGTCCTGTCTTGTCCATCGTTTTGTCTCAGATATATTCAATGCCTCATCGCCTCCAACCATCGG AGCCGCCTTTATGACAAAGATGATGATAGTTAATGACAAGGCGTACAAATTTAACATCTGGGATACAGCTGGCCAAGAGAGG TTCAAGAGCCTGGCTCCACTTTATTATCGTGATGCAGCTGCTGCAATTTTAGTTTATGATATAACAATAGAG AGTACATTCCATTCATTGCGCCCTTGGATACGAGAGCTACAACGTTATGGACCTCAAGATATTGTTATCGCTGTTGCTGGCAATAAGTGTGATAAGGCAGACCAGAGAGAT GTGCAAGTGCAAGATGCACAGGACTTTGCCGGAAGTGTTGATGCAATATTTGCAGAGACAAGTGCGCTCACATCTAAGAATGTACATTGGTTGTTTGAGGAACTAT GTAAAAAACTACCCCATGAGAACATGGAAGTGCCGTACCACCACAAGAAGATTGGCACATTTCGACCAGAGGAAAGACCTAATAAGTCTGGAAACTGCTGTAGTAGTGGGACTTCaaactga
- the LOC5512270 gene encoding probable tubulin polyglutamylase TTLL9: MFSVEINSKRGIPLSFHRGSLDSKKFVLCFGGKMTSRKGDMKGSTLNWKPVLRKPFDNSRVIRFKCSLQNTIFDVLRSKGWTEVREEGDWDFYWCDVGWMREFFDHTYMDEHVKISHFRNHYELTRKNLMIKNMKRLKKQLEREYGKHEGTKCEFYPTTFELPMEYHIFVEEFKRNPGTTWIMKPVSKSQGKGIFLFRKLKDIMDWKKEDPYRTQQLAEERIKDDKEPIETYIVQRYIENPFLVGGRKFDLRIYVLVTSYSPLCVWLYREGFARFSNTRFSLDSIDDTYVHLTNVAIQKTAPDYDPEKGCKWSMQQLRRYLIAKKGVATVEQVMRNIDQMIIKSLQAVQKVMINDKHCFELYGYDIMFDSNLKPWLIEVNASPSLTASSQTDYELKFRLLEDVVYVIDMENRLTGREKRVGGFDLMWNDGPVFMDDACGSDCVPQPTHPTNTFLGCYNDDREKQLKQVFKTAQAAKKS; encoded by the exons atgttttcagTAGAAATCAATTCAAAAAGGGGGATACCTTTATCTTTCCATCGCGGAAGCCTGGATTCTAAGAAgtttgtgttgtgttttgGAGGGAAAATGACTTCGAGAAAAGGAGACATGAAG GGATCAACACTGAATTGGAAACCGGTACTGAGAAAACCATT CGATAACTCGAGGGTTATCAGATTTAAATGCTCATTGCAGAATACTATCTTCGATGTGCTACGCTCAAAAGGCTGGACAGAAGTTAGAGA GGAGGGAGACTGGGACTTCTACTGGTGTGATGTTGGCTGGATGCGTGAATTCTTTGATCACACATACATGGATGAACATGTCAAGATATCCCACTTCAGGAATCACTATGAG TTGACACGAAAAAATCTGATGATAAAAAACATGAAGAGACTGAAGAAGCAACTGGAGCGAGAATACGGAAAACACGAAGGGACCAA ATGTGAATTTTACCCAACAACATTTGAACTACCA ATGGAATATCACATATTTGTTGAAGAGTTCAAGAGAAATCCAGGAACTACATGGATCATGAAACCT GTTTCCAAGTCTCAAGGAAAAggaatatttttgtttagaaaactCAAAGATATTATGGACTGGAAGAAG GAGGATCCATACAGGACTCAGCAACTCGCGGAAGAAAGA ATAAAAGATGACAAGGAACCTATTGAGACGTACATCGTGCAAAGATATATTGAGAACCCTTTTCTTGTAGGAG GAAGAAAATTTGATCTACGTATATATGTCCTTGTAACATCT TACTCTCCCCTATGTGTCTGGCTCTACCGCGAAGGCTTTGCTCGTTTCTCAAACACCCGGTTCTCTCTTGACTCTATTGATGACACAT ATGTTCACCTTACGAACGTGGCCATACAGAAAACAGCACCAGATTACGACCCTGAGAAG GGTTGTAAATGGTCAATGCAACAGCTGCGACGGTATCTGATTGCCAAGAAGGGAGTTGCTACG GTAGAACAAGTGATGCGAAACATTGACCAGATGATCATCAAGAGCTTACAGGCCGTACAGAAAGTCATGATTAACGACAAACACTGCTTTGAGCT ATATGGATATGATATCATGTTTGACTCGAATCTTAAACC ATGGTTGATTGAGGTCAATGCATCTCCATCCTTGACTGCCAGCAGTCAAACCGATTACGAGCTCAAGTTCCGTCTACTAGAAGATGTGGTTTATGTCATTGATATGGAAAATAG GTTAACAGGCCGGGAGAAGCGTGTTGGAGGGTTCGACTTGATGTGGAATGACGGCCCTGTGTTTATGGACGATGCTTGTGGCTCTGACTGCGTTCCACAGCCTACCCACCCAACTAATACGTTCCTAG GCTGCTATAATGATGATAGAGAAAAACAGCTAAAACAAGTATTTAAAACAGCGCAGGCAGCCAAGAAAAGCTGA
- the LOC5501209 gene encoding sterol 26-hydroxylase, mitochondrial, with amino-acid sequence MAYLTKATSLYGTRALNLSPCNLVRFTPIFCAKMDSVRYKSTAAIPKEEAKVKNYKEIPGPGWKGNLSYFGKNGMEHMHLRQQEWRQNHGPIYREQFGPYKTAFVADPKLVREVFRNEGKYPQREPQIELWMDYKEKRKQAHGVFSSLGEEWFKARSVLNKKMLKPKVVDGYAPELSNVVDDFIGRVNELRSTTSDKTVPNLQNELFKWSTESIGTVLYEKRFGAFSQSGAVESQSIITAVQNLLAGFIKIFFMPVWVTKFYETKAVKRFYQSMDTLYDFTDKCVEEKLKDINERSVDADENSEAEFLTFLVASKSLSLSEITSNLVEILMAAVDTTSNTSLWACYCLAKNPEVQEKLHKEVTSVLGPGEVATPATLNKMRYLRSVIKETLRLYPAAPENARFMQKDTEIGGYLIPQGTMVRIPLYVMGRDPEIFDDPLTFSPERWMRGDDTHPDYHAYAMLPFGHGTRMCLGRRVAELEMQLLLSRVSQLYQLESKNDVKPISRGLLSPDSDVILAFNDRT; translated from the exons ATGGCTTATctaacaaaagccacatcacTTTATGGCACAAGAGCTCTTAACTTGTCTCCATGTAATTTAGTGCGTTTCACACCGATTTTCTGCGCGAAAATGGACTCGGTTCGCTACAAATCTACAGCGGCCATTCCTAAAGAAGAGGCCAAAGTAAAAAATTACAAAGAGATTCCTGGACCAGGCTGGAAAGGAAACTTAAGCTATTTTGGCAAAAATGGCATGGAACATATGCATCTACGCCAGCAGGAATGGAGGCAAAACCACGGACCGATTTACCGCGAACAGTTTGGACCTTACAAGACTGCCTTCGTCGCCGATCCGAAACTTGTTCGAGAAGTTTTCCGAAATGAGGGCAAGTATCCTCAGAGAGAGCCTCAGATAGAATTGTGGATGGATTACAAAGAGAAGAGGAAACAGGCCCATGGAGTCTTTTCGTC ACTTGGTGAGGAATGGTTTAAAGCACGCTCAGTTCTGAACAAGAAAATGCTTAAGCCAAAGGTGGTTGATGGCTACGCACCAGAGCTGTCAAATGTTGTGGATGATTTTATTGGCCGTGTGAATGAGCTACGCAGCACAACCAGTGACAAGACTGTCCCAAACCTACAGAATGAGCTGTTTAAGTGGTCAACGGAAT CAATTGGCACTGTACTCTATGAAAAACGATTTGGTGCATTTTCCCAGTCAGGGGCTGTAGAGAGCCAAAGCATCATCACTGCTGTTCAGAATCTGTTGGCTGGCTTTatcaaaattttctttatgccTGTATGGGTCACCAAGTTCTATGAAACCAAAGCAGTAAAAAGGTTCTACCAGAGCATGGATACCCTGTATGACTTCACTGATAAATGTGTAGAGGAAAAGCTCAAAGATATAAATGAAAGAAGTGTTGATGCTGATGAGAATAGTGAAGCAGAGTTCTTGACGTTCCTTGTTGCCAGCAAGAGTCTTTCATTGTCAGAAATCACCAGCAATTTAGTGGAGATATTGATGGCAGCAGTTGACACG acatCAAATACAAGCCTTTGGGCTTGCTACTGCCTGGCCAAGAACCCTGAAGTCCAGGAAAAGTTGCACAAAGAAGTCACATCAGTCCTAGGACCAGGAGAAGTCGCCACCCCGGCAACTTTGAACAAGATGCGCTACCTCCGCTCTGTCATCAAGGAGACCTTAAG GCTCTACCCTGCTGCACCAGAGAATGCGCGCTTCATGCAGAAAGACACAGAGATCGGCGGGTATCTTATTCCTCAAGGG ACAATGGTTCGCATCCCCCTGTATGTGATGGGGCGTGACCCTGAAATCTTTGACGACCCTCTGACGTTTAGCCCTGAGCGCTGGATGAGGGGTGACGACACCCATCCGGATTATCACGCATATGCCATGTTGCCCTTTGGCCACGGAACACGCATGTGTCTAG GTCGCAGAGTGGCTGAGCTTGAGATGCAGCTGTTGCTATCTAGG gTGTCGCAGTTGTATCAACTTGAATCCAAGAATGACGTTAAGCCCATCAGCAGAGGTCTCCTTTCGCCCGACAGTGACGTGATACTGGCGTTCAATGACCGCACATGA